GCGCCATGGATGCCGGGCTTGCCGCGGCGACGGTTCATGGACGCACGGTCAAGCAGCGCTACATCGGCCCGAGTCGCTGGGAATTCCTCAGCGACGTGAAACAGTACGTCGGTGACCGGTTGAAGATCCTTGGCAGCGGCGATCTGTTTTCCGCAGCCGATTGTTTACGAATGCTCGAACAAACGGGGATCGATGGGGTTACGGTCGCACGAGGCGCGATCGGCAATCCGTGGATCTTTTCGCAGGCCCGGGCACTCGCCAGCGGTGATCCGTTGCCGCCACCACCGACGCTTCACGAACAAGCACGTGTGATTCAAGAACATGTTGAACTTTGCGAGCGAACGTACACGCCCGAGCGAGCATTGATACTGATGCGAAAGCACTGCATCAAGTATTCGCAAAGCCATCCCAATCACGAAGCGGTGCGTCAAGATTTGGCGAGAGTGCGAGAACGGACTGAGTTCGACGCCGCACTCAAACGTCATTACGGCACCGATGGTCCTGGACGCTATGTTCCCGATGATTACCATCGCAAGGAAGCCGAATAAGCACGCCGCCTATATTCCATCGCCCCCGTAGCGGAAGTCGCGGGCGGCTTGTTGTTTTAGTCGTACGATGGGCTTCCTAGTCCGTCGAATCCACCATTGACGGACTAGGAAGTTCATCCTACACCCCTTGCCGCAGGAACCTTCACTAAATCAACAAGCCGTCAAGACTTTCGTGCGTTCCGCATCCCAAACGAAACTTTTGGCGAGTTTCGCAGCGCTGAGTTTCGCAATGCCGGTTACTGCTACTCGGCTTGTTCTTCCTCGCCGCCTTCTTCTTCGTTCTTGTATTGGTCCAATCGGCGATACAGCGTTCTCGCCCCAATCTTCAAGATTTTGGCTGCTTCCTCGCGATTTCCGCCGGTCAATTTCAGCGTCTCTTCGATCGCCCAGCGCTCGACCGTGCTGAGCGGTTGACCGATCAAACTGGATTCGCCGCCGCCCACCAATGCAACCGGTTCGCTGCTCTCGGGGGCCTCGTCGGCCAATTCCGGTGGCAGGTCGTCGATGTCGAGTGAGCCGTCGGTGTCGAGCACCACCATGGTTTCGACAAAGTTACGAAGCTGGCGAATGTTGCCTGGCCAATCGTAGGCAAAGAACCGTTTGGTGACCGCGGGGGTGAAGTGGGCGGTTGGTTTTTCGTGTCGACGCAGAAACATCTTGCGAAAATGATCCATCAACGGGATCACGTCGTCGCGGCGTTCACGCAGTGCGGGCAACTCCACCGTGACGACTTTCAAACGAAAATACAGATCGTTTCGGAACACGCCCGTTTCGATCATGTCTTCGAGCGGCCGATTGGTCGCCGAGATCAAGCGGACATTGACCTTGATCGATTTGTTGTCGCCCACGCGAGTGATTTGGCTTTCTTCGAGCACCCGCAGCAATTTGATTTGCGTGCTCATCGGCATGTCGCCGACTTCGTCCAAAAATAAGGTCCCGCCATTGGCGTACTGAAACGCTCCGACGCGATCGGCAACCGCGTCGGTGAACGAGCCTTTGACATGGCCAAACAGTTCGCTTTCGACCAGGTTCTCGGACACCGCGCGGGTGTTCAGTGCGACGATGCGTTTGTTGCGGCGTGGGCTGTTTTGATGGATCGCCTGAGCAATCATCTCTTTGCCCGTTCCGCTTTCGCCCGTGATCAGTACGGTTGCGTCGGTGGCAGCGATCCGTCGCAAGCGATCGATCACGCCTTTCATCTTGTCGCTGGTGTAGACGATCCCTTCGAAACCATAGCGTTCGTCCAACCGCTGCATCAACTCGGTGTTTTGTCGACGCAACGCGACCGCATCGGCCGCTTTTTCCACGATCGCGCGTAGTCTTGCGGGCGTGATCGGTTTTTCGAGGAAGTTGAACGCCCCTTTCTGCATCGCTTCGACCGCGATCGGAACGGTGGCGTGACCGGTCACCATCACGACTTCGCAATCAGGCAACTGTTTGCGCGCGAGCTTCAGTATCTCCATCCCGTCGACATCGTTCATCACCATGTCGGTGATGATGATGTCGTAGGTCTCTCGCTGGACAAGCTTTGCTGCTTCGGGGCCACTGGTGGCGACTTCGCACTTGTAACCGACTTTTTCCAGGCTTTCCGTCATCGCCCGAGCATGCGCGGCTTCGTTGTCGACCACCAGTAATCGAAGTTCGCCCGGATCGTACAATCGGGCCGACTCACTAGAGGCGTTTGGATTGGCTGACTCGTCACTCATGGATCACTCATTGTGGAACCGATCTCGCGTCGATGGGTAAATTCCATCGAGCGAGACCGCTACGCGTGGCAAAAAAGGGGCCTCGATTAGGTTACAGCGAACGGGCGTAACGGGTTTGCAGCGATTCGACTTCCATCGAACCTTCACGCATCGCCGTCATCGCTCGAATCGCGGCATCGGCAGCGTCCACCGTGGTAATGCATGGCACACCGGATTGGACCGCCGCAGCGCGAATCTTGCCTTCGTCCGTCCGGGCTCCTTTGCCGCTCGGAGTGTTAATGATCAACTGCACGTCGCCATTTTTCAAGTGATCGATCAAGTTGGGATGCCCTTCGGCGATCTTCTTGACGCGAGTCACCTTGACGCCGACTTCTTCTAGCTTGGCCGCGGTGCCACTGGTCGCTAGCAACTCGAATCCAAGCTCTGACAAGCTTTTTCCGAGCGTCACGACCGAGTCCTTGTGGCGTGGGGCGAGGCTTAAGAAAATCTTGCCCGACTCGGGAAGCACCGATCCGGCGGCAATTTGGCTCTTCGCAAACGCCAGCGAAAACTTCTCGCTGATCCCCATCACTTCGCCTGTGCTTCGCATTTCCGGGCCGAGCACGATGTCGACGCCGCTGAACTTGCGGAACGGGAACACGCTTTCTTTGATCGAAACGTGACGTGGAATGGGTTCTTCGGTGACTCCCTGTTCTTTCAGCGATACACCGGCCATCACCTTGGTTGCAATGTTGGCCACCGGAACGCCGGTCGCCTTGGCGACAAACGGTACCGTACGGCTAGCACGCGGATTGACTTCGAGGATGTACAGCGTCGGAGTGCCGTCTTCCATCTTGATTGCGTATTGAATGTTCATCAAACCGACGACTTTCAATCGCATCGCCAATCGCTTGGTGGTCTCGCGGATTTCCGCCAAGATCGGCTGAGTCAAGCTGAACGGAGGAATCGCACAAGCCGAGTCACCCGAGTGAACGCCGGCCTCTTCGATGTGTTCCATGATTCCCATGATCACACAATCGGTGCCATCGGCGACCGCGTCGACGTCCACTTCGGTGGCGTCTTCGAGGAAGCGGTCAATCAATACAGGTTGCCCATCGGCGACAATAAATGCTTCGGCAACGTAACGTTCGAACTGCGATTGGTCGTAGCAGATTTCCATCGCGCGTCCGCCCAGTACGAAGCTAGGACGTACCAACGCGGGGAAGCCGATCTTTTTGGCTTCGCGGCGAGCTTCGTCCATATTGCGAGCGATGCCGCTCGGAGGCTGACGCAGCCCCAATTCTTCGATCAGATTTTGGAACAGCTCTCGGTCTTCGGCTGCTTCGATTGTCTCGACACTGGTTCCGATAATCGGCACACCGGCTTCTTTCAATCCACGAGCGAGATTCAACGGCGTTTGGCCGCCGAACTGGGCGATCACCCCATCGGGCTTGATCTCG
The sequence above is drawn from the Novipirellula caenicola genome and encodes:
- a CDS encoding tRNA dihydrouridine synthase: MTTTFQTRPLTIGNVSIGFPVVQAALSGYSDLPMRVIARRHGASYTVCEVMLDQFLVALSKRQKTKHFLEIDPDEPPVGGQLMGAEPEQFSAGAMKLVEAGFNIIDVNFGCPVKKVLGRCRGGFHLSQPAVAIEILRRTRDIVPDHIPVTVKMRRGMDDTAESRDAFFEILDGAMDAGLAAATVHGRTVKQRYIGPSRWEFLSDVKQYVGDRLKILGSGDLFSAADCLRMLEQTGIDGVTVARGAIGNPWIFSQARALASGDPLPPPPTLHEQARVIQEHVELCERTYTPERALILMRKHCIKYSQSHPNHEAVRQDLARVRERTEFDAALKRHYGTDGPGRYVPDDYHRKEAE
- a CDS encoding sigma-54 dependent transcriptional regulator, which codes for MSDESANPNASSESARLYDPGELRLLVVDNEAAHARAMTESLEKVGYKCEVATSGPEAAKLVQRETYDIIITDMVMNDVDGMEILKLARKQLPDCEVVMVTGHATVPIAVEAMQKGAFNFLEKPITPARLRAIVEKAADAVALRRQNTELMQRLDERYGFEGIVYTSDKMKGVIDRLRRIAATDATVLITGESGTGKEMIAQAIHQNSPRRNKRIVALNTRAVSENLVESELFGHVKGSFTDAVADRVGAFQYANGGTLFLDEVGDMPMSTQIKLLRVLEESQITRVGDNKSIKVNVRLISATNRPLEDMIETGVFRNDLYFRLKVVTVELPALRERRDDVIPLMDHFRKMFLRRHEKPTAHFTPAVTKRFFAYDWPGNIRQLRNFVETMVVLDTDGSLDIDDLPPELADEAPESSEPVALVGGGESSLIGQPLSTVERWAIEETLKLTGGNREEAAKILKIGARTLYRRLDQYKNEEEGGEEEQAE